In one window of Thermodesulfobacteriota bacterium DNA:
- a CDS encoding efflux RND transporter permease subunit, with product MKLVDTSIKKPVSVIVGVLFVILFGFISLFKIPVQLTPDVEKPRVTVDTRWEGSSPQEVETEIVRRQEDELKTVEGVVEMTSESSDGSGTVVLEFLIGTDIDAALVDVSNKLNQVREFPDDADRPVISSVDVRGSAMAWFILRPLPGNDLDINIFHDFADDFIKPRFERVPGVGSSNVFGGREREMQVIVDPDALAARDITLLEMAQAVDKENDNYSAGDFDEGKRRYIVRTIGEYKSPDDIEDVIITRKNGAPVYVRDVAKVNLGYKDPDYAVRQNGEPAIAINAVKESGANAIEVMDGLRQAMNELNRGLLKEKKLELFNVYDETNYIRSAIDLVKENLIIGGFLAIAVLLLFLRSGSSTLIIATAIPISVIGTFVVMAFLGRTINVISLAGMSFAVGMVVDNSIVVLENIYRHMQMGKSRIKASYDGTVEVWGAVLASTLTTAAVFIPVIFIKEQAGQLFRDIAIAISVSVILSLIVSITVIPAASAKILSIAKETKRAAFNNLWGFARIGKDISDGIATIVRRIIEDSKTRIVVVCVFTIGSLFLSWLMIPKAEYLPEGNRNLLFGILLPPPGYNIGEFTKIGKEIESDLRPYWEAEVNSPEAKNLDGPPIQHLFYVARGRQVFMGARAKEPDKVRGLIPVMQKVLSKIPGMIAIVSQSSIFQRGIGEGRSINIQLTGPDLDKLVGLGQKIFFSAIQKIPGSQVRPIPSLDLGNPEVQVVTERVRASDVGVTNEGLGFMVNALVDGAKVSDYQIEGDEIDLVLRGEDKYSNRTHQIEDLMVNTDSGKMVNVGSVADVIVTTGPEQINHYERQRTIAIQVIPPEKMPLESAIDTINSEILDPLRSSGELGGSYSAILTGTADDLTVTRKALQWNFVLAAVIAYLLMCSL from the coding sequence ATGAAACTAGTTGACACGTCAATCAAAAAGCCAGTAAGTGTTATTGTAGGTGTTTTATTTGTGATTCTTTTCGGATTTATTTCCCTTTTTAAAATCCCCGTCCAGCTAACACCCGATGTTGAAAAACCAAGAGTAACTGTTGATACAAGATGGGAAGGATCCAGTCCCCAGGAGGTGGAAACAGAGATTGTTCGTAGGCAGGAGGACGAGCTAAAAACGGTCGAAGGCGTGGTGGAGATGACCAGCGAGAGCTCTGATGGAAGTGGTACCGTTGTACTGGAATTTCTTATAGGTACCGATATAGACGCTGCACTTGTTGATGTATCGAATAAGCTGAATCAGGTAAGGGAATTTCCCGATGATGCTGATAGGCCCGTTATCAGCAGTGTCGATGTACGGGGAAGCGCAATGGCATGGTTTATATTAAGACCATTACCAGGCAATGATCTTGACATAAATATATTCCATGACTTTGCGGATGATTTTATAAAGCCCAGGTTTGAACGTGTACCCGGAGTGGGTTCGTCAAATGTGTTCGGCGGACGCGAGCGTGAGATGCAGGTTATCGTGGATCCTGATGCACTGGCTGCAAGGGACATCACCTTACTGGAGATGGCGCAGGCAGTTGATAAGGAGAATGATAACTATAGCGCTGGTGATTTCGATGAAGGGAAAAGAAGATATATCGTACGAACAATTGGCGAATATAAATCTCCTGATGATATTGAGGACGTTATTATAACTCGGAAGAATGGCGCACCTGTTTATGTCCGAGATGTGGCAAAAGTAAACCTCGGATACAAGGATCCTGACTATGCGGTAAGACAAAACGGCGAGCCAGCAATAGCGATAAACGCTGTCAAAGAAAGCGGGGCCAATGCGATTGAGGTTATGGATGGGCTTCGTCAGGCGATGAATGAGTTAAATAGAGGACTCCTAAAAGAAAAGAAATTAGAGCTCTTTAACGTGTATGACGAAACAAACTATATCAGGAGTGCGATCGATCTTGTCAAAGAAAATCTCATAATTGGCGGTTTTCTAGCCATTGCTGTTCTTTTGCTCTTTCTCAGGAGTGGAAGCAGCACGCTCATTATAGCTACAGCCATTCCGATTAGCGTCATTGGCACCTTTGTTGTCATGGCTTTTTTGGGCAGGACGATAAATGTTATAAGCCTTGCCGGTATGAGTTTTGCAGTGGGGATGGTAGTCGATAATTCGATTGTCGTCTTAGAGAATATCTACCGTCATATGCAGATGGGGAAATCGCGTATAAAGGCTTCCTATGATGGAACTGTTGAGGTGTGGGGAGCTGTGCTCGCAAGCACGCTCACAACTGCGGCGGTCTTTATACCGGTCATCTTTATTAAGGAACAAGCCGGTCAATTATTTCGAGATATAGCGATAGCAATAAGTGTGTCTGTTATTCTGAGTCTTATTGTATCAATTACGGTTATCCCGGCTGCATCTGCTAAAATCCTAAGCATAGCAAAAGAAACAAAAAGGGCCGCGTTTAATAATCTCTGGGGCTTTGCACGTATAGGAAAGGATATTTCAGATGGAATCGCAACTATTGTTCGAAGAATTATTGAAGACTCTAAGACACGTATCGTCGTTGTTTGTGTTTTTACTATTGGTTCACTTTTTCTTAGCTGGCTGATGATACCAAAAGCGGAATATTTACCCGAGGGGAACCGCAATCTTTTATTTGGAATCCTTCTACCTCCTCCTGGATATAATATCGGTGAATTCACCAAAATTGGAAAAGAAATAGAAAGCGACTTAAGACCATATTGGGAGGCAGAGGTTAATTCTCCGGAGGCAAAGAATCTTGACGGTCCCCCTATCCAACACCTCTTCTATGTGGCAAGGGGGCGACAGGTGTTCATGGGGGCACGCGCTAAGGAACCAGATAAGGTGAGAGGCCTCATTCCCGTAATGCAAAAAGTCCTGAGTAAAATTCCCGGTATGATAGCTATTGTCAGTCAGTCCAGTATTTTTCAGAGGGGAATAGGTGAAGGACGTTCGATCAATATTCAACTCACTGGTCCTGACCTGGATAAGCTCGTTGGTCTTGGTCAGAAGATCTTTTTCAGTGCGATTCAGAAAATACCAGGCTCACAGGTACGGCCTATTCCAAGTCTCGATCTGGGCAACCCAGAGGTGCAGGTTGTAACAGAACGTGTCCGGGCATCTGACGTAGGGGTTACAAACGAGGGACTTGGTTTCATGGTCAACGCTCTTGTGGATGGGGCAAAGGTAAGTGACTATCAAATCGAAGGCGATGAAATTGATCTTGTGCTTCGGGGTGAGGATAAGTATTCAAATCGAACACACCAGATTGAAGATCTTATGGTTAATACCGATAGTGGTAAGATGGTCAATGTAGGTTCGGTTGCTGATGTAATAGTTACCACTGGTCCCGAGCAAATTAATCACTATGAACGTCAGAGGACGATTGCAATTCAGGTAATACCACCCGAGAAAATGCCGCTCGAAAGTGCGATAGACACTATCAATAGCGAAATTCTGGACCCGCTTCGTAGCAGTGGCGAACTCGGGGGTTCTTATAGTGCAATCTTAACTGGTACCGCCGATGATTTAACCGTTACTCGTAAGGCCCTTCAGTGGAATTTTGTACTTGCTGCTGTAATTGCTTATCTTTTGATGTGTTCGCTAT